In Drosophila bipectinata strain 14024-0381.07 chromosome 2R, DbipHiC1v2, whole genome shotgun sequence, one genomic interval encodes:
- the clt gene encoding esterase B1 isoform X3 has product MLRTGGRFIFTRLYSSMKVKVQVKQGVVVGQQSKLGSGLEYNSFLGVPYAVPPLGELRFRSPQPLERFSKPELDCTKEGNMSHQRDPFTMQVAGSEDCLFLNVYAPKVKNSSTPLPVMVWIHGGGFFFGNGNNNFHFPAKLMEQEVMVVTLNYRLGALGFLSLPEEGIHGNMGLKDQRLALQWVQDNIARFNGDANNVTLFGESAGGASVHLHTYAKHANKLFHKAIMQSGTGNMEWVFQNDAADKPRRLAKILGGGDFGEDTKALLAFLRSEKATPFGILSNTLKIQTADDRRRQLPFVFKPVLEDSSSPDSFLDQNILDLMHKKEVLNGMPVIMGYNSAEGLAMITKAKQNIAAYGDDLARMVPKNLVPDPEAPEAQEAASDIRAFYFNGQPVGKDNLDNLTDLFTDYHFNMDLQHAAEIHANCQTRSPLYFYRLDYVGGRNLYKKVFMNDDLRGVAHADDICYLFQMAGDESKLEGDDLLTTERMCQMWTNFAKCGIPSDTWLPVKKPEAGKPFQLDCLVIDRELKMCANPDAERMDFWRSMYRRYRMLRNFF; this is encoded by the exons ATGCTTCGGACGGGCGGCAGATTCATTTTTACGAGGCTCTACAGTAGCATGAAG GTGAAAGTACAAGTCAAACAAGGCGTTGTGGTGGGTCAGCAAAGTAAGCTTGGCAGCGGCTTGGAGTACAATAGTTTCCTAGGCGTTCCATATGCAGTCCCACCCCTCGGAGAGCTCCGATTCCGG AGCCCTCAGCCTTTGGAACGCTTCAGTAAGCCGGAGCTGGACTGTACGAAGGAGGGCAATATGTCCCACCAGCGTGATCCATTCACCATGCAGGTTGCCGGCTCTGAAGATTGCCTGTTCCTCAATGTCTACGCTCCAAAGGTCAAGAATTCTAGTACCCCTCTTCCGGTGATGGTTTGGATCCATGGAGGCGGGTTCTTCTtcggcaacggcaacaacaattt TCACTTCCCCGCCAAACTTATGGAGCAGGAGGTCATGGTGGTGACTCTTAACTATCGACTGGGAGCTCTGGGCTTTCTTAGCTTGCCGGAGGAGGGAATCCACGGCAACATGGGCTTGAAGGATCAGCGTCTGGCTCTTCAGTGGGTACAGGACAATATAGCTAGATTTAATGGCGATGCCAACAACGTAACCCTCTTTGGCGAGAGCGCCGGAGGAGCATCAGTGCATCTCCATACTTACGCTAAGCATGCCAACAAGCTCTTCCACAAGGCTATAATGCAGAGTGGAACTGGCAACATGGAGTGGGTGTTCCAGAACGACGCTGCTGACAAGCCAAGGAGATTAGCAAAAATTCTAGGTGGTGGAGATTTTGGCGAGGACACCAAAGCCCTTCTGGCCTTCCTACGATCTGAAAAAGCAACGCCATTCGGTATACTTTCCAATACGCTGAAGATTCAAACAGCCGATGATCGGCGTCGCCAACTTCCCTTTGTCTTCAAGCCGGTACTGGAGGACAGCAGCAGCCCGGACAGCTTTTTGGACCAGAACATCCTAGATCTGATGCATAAAAAGGAAGTTTTAAATGGAATGCCAGTTATAATGGGGTACAACTCAGCCGAAGGACTTGCTATGATCacgaaagccaaacaaaacatTGCCGCTTATGGGGATGATCTGGCGAGAATGGTTCCCAAGAATCTGGTGCCAGATCCAGAGGCACCGGAAGCCCAAGAAGCAGCCTCGGATATTAGAGCCTTTTACTTTAATGGTCAACCTGTTGGCAAGGATAATCTGGACAATCTGACGGACCTTTTCACCGATTACCATTTCAACATGGACCTTCAACATGCCGCCGAGATCCATGCCAACTGCCAGACCAGGTCGCCTTTGTATTTCTACCGGCTGGATTATGTTGGTGGCCGTAACTTGTATAAGAAGGTGTTTATGAATGATGATCTTCGAGGAGTTGCACATGCCGATGATATTTGCTACCTATTTCAAATGGCGGGCGATGAATCCAAGCTGGAAGGTGATGATTTGCTGACTACGGAGAGGATGTGCCAGATGTGGACGAATTTTGCAAAGTGTGGAATCCCGTCGGACACTTGGCTGCCGGTTAAGAAACCCGAAGCGGGAAAGCCCTTCCAACTGGATTGCCTTGTGATTGATCGGGAGCTTAAAATGTGTGCCAATCCGGATGCGGAGAGAATGGATTTTTGGCGAAGCATGTACAGAAGGTACAGAA TGTTGAGAAATTTCTTTTAG
- the LOC108123201 gene encoding uncharacterized protein: MYIYLSSAKMFCAGLLQRRLSQRLPQSFGFNPKKSFSDEKKAPNVFLWGGGLGKLQGGLKEEEYFISLTQSLVNKMQSKKDEVDYMPNWDEFQKTLDHSSIANTSCMNKHKNVLEEAFFLNETADNLKILHDRAQDEAQQRVLNNTATDVMEHLKPDSHTIK; the protein is encoded by the exons atgtatatttatctTTCAAGTGCAAAAATGTTTTGTGCTGGATTGTTGCAACGTAGGTTGAGCCAACGTTTACCACAGTC GTTCGGTTTCAATCCGAAAAAGTCCTTTTCTGACGAAAAAAAAGCACCGAATGTATTCCTTTGGGGCGGCGGTCTGGGCAAGCTCCAAGGCGGTCTGAAAGAGGAGGAGTATTTCATTTCTTTGACCCAAAGCCTGGTGAACAAAATGCAGTCAAAGAAGGACGAAGTCGACTACATGCCCAACTGGGACGAATTCCAAAAGACTCTGGATCACTCATCTATTGCCAACACATCGTGCATGAATAAGCATAAGAATGTACTCGAGGAGGCTTTCTTTCTTAACGAG ACTGCTGATAacttgaaaatattacatGACCGTGCCCAAGACGAAGCACAACAACGCGTCTTGAATAACACTGCCACTGATGTTATGGAACATCTCAAACCCGATTCGCACACCATAAAATAG
- the clt gene encoding esterase B1 isoform X2, producing the protein MLRTGGRFIFTRLYSSMKVKVQVKQGVVVGQQSKLGSGLEYNSFLGVPYAVPPLGELRFRSPQPLERFSKPELDCTKEGNMSHQRDPFTMQVAGSEDCLFLNVYAPKVKNSSTPLPVMVWIHGGGFFFGNGNNNFHFPAKLMEQEVMVVTLNYRLGALGFLSLPEEGIHGNMGLKDQRLALQWVQDNIARFNGDANNVTLFGESAGGASVHLHTYAKHANKLFHKAIMQSGTGNMEWVFQNDAADKPRRLAKILGGGDFGEDTKALLAFLRSEKATPFGILSNTLKIQTADDRRRQLPFVFKPVLEDSSSPDSFLDQNILDLMHKKEVLNGMPVIMGYNSAEGLAMITKAKQNIAAYGDDLARMVPKNLVPDPEAPEAQEAASDIRAFYFNGQPVGKDNLDNLTDLFTDYHFNMDLQHAAEIHANCQTRSPLYFYRLDYVGGRNLYKKVFMNDDLRGVAHADDICYLFQMAGDESKLEGDDLLTTERMCQMWTNFAKCGIPSDTWLPVKKPEAGKPFQLDCLVIDRELKMCANPDAERMDFWRSMYRRYRKPMCWK; encoded by the exons ATGCTTCGGACGGGCGGCAGATTCATTTTTACGAGGCTCTACAGTAGCATGAAG GTGAAAGTACAAGTCAAACAAGGCGTTGTGGTGGGTCAGCAAAGTAAGCTTGGCAGCGGCTTGGAGTACAATAGTTTCCTAGGCGTTCCATATGCAGTCCCACCCCTCGGAGAGCTCCGATTCCGG AGCCCTCAGCCTTTGGAACGCTTCAGTAAGCCGGAGCTGGACTGTACGAAGGAGGGCAATATGTCCCACCAGCGTGATCCATTCACCATGCAGGTTGCCGGCTCTGAAGATTGCCTGTTCCTCAATGTCTACGCTCCAAAGGTCAAGAATTCTAGTACCCCTCTTCCGGTGATGGTTTGGATCCATGGAGGCGGGTTCTTCTtcggcaacggcaacaacaattt TCACTTCCCCGCCAAACTTATGGAGCAGGAGGTCATGGTGGTGACTCTTAACTATCGACTGGGAGCTCTGGGCTTTCTTAGCTTGCCGGAGGAGGGAATCCACGGCAACATGGGCTTGAAGGATCAGCGTCTGGCTCTTCAGTGGGTACAGGACAATATAGCTAGATTTAATGGCGATGCCAACAACGTAACCCTCTTTGGCGAGAGCGCCGGAGGAGCATCAGTGCATCTCCATACTTACGCTAAGCATGCCAACAAGCTCTTCCACAAGGCTATAATGCAGAGTGGAACTGGCAACATGGAGTGGGTGTTCCAGAACGACGCTGCTGACAAGCCAAGGAGATTAGCAAAAATTCTAGGTGGTGGAGATTTTGGCGAGGACACCAAAGCCCTTCTGGCCTTCCTACGATCTGAAAAAGCAACGCCATTCGGTATACTTTCCAATACGCTGAAGATTCAAACAGCCGATGATCGGCGTCGCCAACTTCCCTTTGTCTTCAAGCCGGTACTGGAGGACAGCAGCAGCCCGGACAGCTTTTTGGACCAGAACATCCTAGATCTGATGCATAAAAAGGAAGTTTTAAATGGAATGCCAGTTATAATGGGGTACAACTCAGCCGAAGGACTTGCTATGATCacgaaagccaaacaaaacatTGCCGCTTATGGGGATGATCTGGCGAGAATGGTTCCCAAGAATCTGGTGCCAGATCCAGAGGCACCGGAAGCCCAAGAAGCAGCCTCGGATATTAGAGCCTTTTACTTTAATGGTCAACCTGTTGGCAAGGATAATCTGGACAATCTGACGGACCTTTTCACCGATTACCATTTCAACATGGACCTTCAACATGCCGCCGAGATCCATGCCAACTGCCAGACCAGGTCGCCTTTGTATTTCTACCGGCTGGATTATGTTGGTGGCCGTAACTTGTATAAGAAGGTGTTTATGAATGATGATCTTCGAGGAGTTGCACATGCCGATGATATTTGCTACCTATTTCAAATGGCGGGCGATGAATCCAAGCTGGAAGGTGATGATTTGCTGACTACGGAGAGGATGTGCCAGATGTGGACGAATTTTGCAAAGTGTGGAATCCCGTCGGACACTTGGCTGCCGGTTAAGAAACCCGAAGCGGGAAAGCCCTTCCAACTGGATTGCCTTGTGATTGATCGGGAGCTTAAAATGTGTGCCAATCCGGATGCGGAGAGAATGGATTTTTGGCGAAGCATGTACAGAAGGTACAGAA AACCTATGTGTTGGAAATGA
- the LOC108123019 gene encoding uncharacterized protein yields MISKNIAVSGAQYIQATPPAHALQSATTKTTPSPGLGRRTKLAAPKTRSAAVLLKRRSRRSRNDGGLDSSSTGGGVGVRVGPGAGGSGTGTGAGAGRNINNAQSNSEEPCQFVPVRRKPLGEYMKLAPAVVYIPPPPPPALTYAAAVGGVSGARYNGVKVIISPRLKRASKPGKSNKNKRPKKPQNTKPGNQFSIFAAEQPKAHIVHVDSKTFQAEKQQPVKGKAKRVKKAKPKTDPKLPQNQPKPKIPAPKAKHKNGTTIPQTPTAASTSTNKTPKPKVPAPKAKEKKQTAITQTQTLASTSSTSETQTPSPVPLAPEPISSTQAPEPPREFNDSFSYLSYHHEKLQRILAVQTAGMHPVLARDPQGPPLASASGYAGEPASSSSNSTFSAAAQHPVQRYPIDKDDRLLKRCELEATALLAQNQAMLRLWINPHLFIS; encoded by the exons atgatttcaaaaaatatcgCAGTATCCGGCGCCCAGTACATCCAAGCAACCCCA CCAGCACACGCGCTTCAGTCAGCAACAACGAAAACCACGCCATCACCAGGTTTAGGACGGAGGACCAAACTGGCGGCCCCAAAGACAAGATCGGCGGCGGTACTACTGAAGCGCCGGAGCCGCCGGAGTCGAAACGATGGAGGACTTGATAGTTCCAGTACAGGCGGTGGTGTAGGCGTCCGTGTAGGGCCAGGAGCTGGGGGAAGCGGTACCGGTACCGGTGCCGGAGCAGGCCGAAATATTAACAATGCTCAATCAAATAGTGAAGAACCCTGCCAATTTGTTCCTGTGCGTCGTAAGCCATTAGGAGAATATATGAAACTTGCTCCTGCAGTGGTCTATATTCCGCCTCCACCTCCGCCGGCTCTTACCTATGCCGCAGCTGTGGGAGGTGTATCAGGAGCAAGGTACAACGGCGTCAAGGTAATCATCTCGCCGCGTTTGAAGCGTGCCAGCAAACCCGGGAAATCGAACAAGAACAAACGGCCCAAGAAGCCACAAAACACTAAGCCAGGTAACCAGTTCAGCATATTCGCAGCGGAGCAGCCAAAGGCGCACATTGTCCATGTGGATTCCAAAACTTTTCAGGCGGAGAAGCAGCAGCCTGTCAAAGGGAAAGCGAAGCGGGTGAAGAAGGCCAAACCCAAGACAGACCCGAAATTGCCCCAGAATCAGCCGAAGCCAAAGATTCCTGCGCCAAAAGCGAAACACAAAAATGGAACCACGATTCCCCAGACACCAACGGCGGCATCCACGTCGACAAACAAGACCCCAAAGCCAAAGGTTCCTGCTCCAAAAGctaaagaaaaaaagcaaacagcaATTACCCAGACACAAACGCTGGCTTCCACGTCGTCAACCTCAGAAACCCAGACGCCAAGCCCTGTACCGCTAGCTCCTGAACCTATATCATCCACACAGGCACCGGAGCCACCAAGAGAATTTAACGATTCCTTCAGCTATCTCAGCTATCACCATGAGAAACTCCAGCGCATCCTGGCCGTCCAAACAGCTGGCATGCATCCTGTTCTCGCCCGTGATCCTCAAGGCCCACCATTAGCATCTGCATCTGGCTATGCAGGAGAACCAGCATCCTCCAGTTCGAATTCCACCTTCAGTGCGGCAGCCCAACATCCAGTGCAGCGGTATCCCATCGACAAGGACGATCGGCTATTAAAACGCTGCGAGTTAGAGGCCACCGCTCTGTTGGCACAAAACCAGGCAATGCTGCGTCTATGGATTAACCCTCATCTTTTTATCTCCTAG
- the clt gene encoding esterase B1 isoform X1 gives MLRTGGRFIFTRLYSSMKVKVQVKQGVVVGQQSKLGSGLEYNSFLGVPYAVPPLGELRFRSPQPLERFSKPELDCTKEGNMSHQRDPFTMQVAGSEDCLFLNVYAPKVKNSSTPLPVMVWIHGGGFFFGNGNNNFHFPAKLMEQEVMVVTLNYRLGALGFLSLPEEGIHGNMGLKDQRLALQWVQDNIARFNGDANNVTLFGESAGGASVHLHTYAKHANKLFHKAIMQSGTGNMEWVFQNDAADKPRRLAKILGGGDFGEDTKALLAFLRSEKATPFGILSNTLKIQTADDRRRQLPFVFKPVLEDSSSPDSFLDQNILDLMHKKEVLNGMPVIMGYNSAEGLAMITKAKQNIAAYGDDLARMVPKNLVPDPEAPEAQEAASDIRAFYFNGQPVGKDNLDNLTDLFTDYHFNMDLQHAAEIHANCQTRSPLYFYRLDYVGGRNLYKKVFMNDDLRGVAHADDICYLFQMAGDESKLEGDDLLTTERMCQMWTNFAKCGIPSDTWLPVKKPEAGKPFQLDCLVIDRELKMCANPDAERMDFWRSMYRRYRSKCYEAMRAKL, from the exons ATGCTTCGGACGGGCGGCAGATTCATTTTTACGAGGCTCTACAGTAGCATGAAG GTGAAAGTACAAGTCAAACAAGGCGTTGTGGTGGGTCAGCAAAGTAAGCTTGGCAGCGGCTTGGAGTACAATAGTTTCCTAGGCGTTCCATATGCAGTCCCACCCCTCGGAGAGCTCCGATTCCGG AGCCCTCAGCCTTTGGAACGCTTCAGTAAGCCGGAGCTGGACTGTACGAAGGAGGGCAATATGTCCCACCAGCGTGATCCATTCACCATGCAGGTTGCCGGCTCTGAAGATTGCCTGTTCCTCAATGTCTACGCTCCAAAGGTCAAGAATTCTAGTACCCCTCTTCCGGTGATGGTTTGGATCCATGGAGGCGGGTTCTTCTtcggcaacggcaacaacaattt TCACTTCCCCGCCAAACTTATGGAGCAGGAGGTCATGGTGGTGACTCTTAACTATCGACTGGGAGCTCTGGGCTTTCTTAGCTTGCCGGAGGAGGGAATCCACGGCAACATGGGCTTGAAGGATCAGCGTCTGGCTCTTCAGTGGGTACAGGACAATATAGCTAGATTTAATGGCGATGCCAACAACGTAACCCTCTTTGGCGAGAGCGCCGGAGGAGCATCAGTGCATCTCCATACTTACGCTAAGCATGCCAACAAGCTCTTCCACAAGGCTATAATGCAGAGTGGAACTGGCAACATGGAGTGGGTGTTCCAGAACGACGCTGCTGACAAGCCAAGGAGATTAGCAAAAATTCTAGGTGGTGGAGATTTTGGCGAGGACACCAAAGCCCTTCTGGCCTTCCTACGATCTGAAAAAGCAACGCCATTCGGTATACTTTCCAATACGCTGAAGATTCAAACAGCCGATGATCGGCGTCGCCAACTTCCCTTTGTCTTCAAGCCGGTACTGGAGGACAGCAGCAGCCCGGACAGCTTTTTGGACCAGAACATCCTAGATCTGATGCATAAAAAGGAAGTTTTAAATGGAATGCCAGTTATAATGGGGTACAACTCAGCCGAAGGACTTGCTATGATCacgaaagccaaacaaaacatTGCCGCTTATGGGGATGATCTGGCGAGAATGGTTCCCAAGAATCTGGTGCCAGATCCAGAGGCACCGGAAGCCCAAGAAGCAGCCTCGGATATTAGAGCCTTTTACTTTAATGGTCAACCTGTTGGCAAGGATAATCTGGACAATCTGACGGACCTTTTCACCGATTACCATTTCAACATGGACCTTCAACATGCCGCCGAGATCCATGCCAACTGCCAGACCAGGTCGCCTTTGTATTTCTACCGGCTGGATTATGTTGGTGGCCGTAACTTGTATAAGAAGGTGTTTATGAATGATGATCTTCGAGGAGTTGCACATGCCGATGATATTTGCTACCTATTTCAAATGGCGGGCGATGAATCCAAGCTGGAAGGTGATGATTTGCTGACTACGGAGAGGATGTGCCAGATGTGGACGAATTTTGCAAAGTGTGGAATCCCGTCGGACACTTGGCTGCCGGTTAAGAAACCCGAAGCGGGAAAGCCCTTCCAACTGGATTGCCTTGTGATTGATCGGGAGCTTAAAATGTGTGCCAATCCGGATGCGGAGAGAATGGATTTTTGGCGAAGCATGTACAGAAGGTACAGAAGTAAGTGCTACGAGGCAATGAGAGCGAAActttaa
- the PTP-ER gene encoding uncharacterized protein PTP-ER, translating to MDKLRNNNKENAPIEYPHPHSHPHPQAPLPPLEGGGGYEDAESNKSTPYFTPLEFLQTSFEFPSPTAEKVPSGIPESSAEDDESTRACYTPKQFTIASAHNPHQQSPTLIRKFKRFSVYERRSCSPHIASTAGEDRGVGGGGRGTDKENTMPKGGSEEHDLENSLYLSKSEHNSPTIIFKDESSTTPGVHHFSYSPKLLSSNINNLNLSGSPLNIINSAGYKNGNFFRFPEIDHMVQVQDVPMEISNLEDAALAVVEPQEYQEQQQQHHQQKSEGRKNRKNKNNLTIRITDAPIKSSNQPSPLPKPKTPTIKSTKEKARSLDSAANESELSIVVHNITESHSSCDDMESGHGKPSTTILHQHLLQQPNSGIHSTSLSRLDSHLSLANQRRTPRRKSPGIHNTDWMMYHRMQNPHHCSSTAQSSLDSESSLTPSLGDSELRSACSVDGGSKFGLGASLAPRSAHKHNLVLHSSSTNLKTLPECRLVEFSSSQAGTSKESPFKQKSMDLPMPTLQTKATLSTSSMNLLQRRGSTHSLSLNLHSSCGNLMNSGLSLSNFSLGTNSKSSNNLDTGATNQIRTDQHAQTHLMSGGNQGSRQGQFRRRGSNHSITLKAGHTTTSCGDLNSIQQQQAMLNTEKYNRLGMRTNSTGSGSGSGSNVPTPKKGLLERRGSNQSLTLNMGSLLGGATTEIHVQDVSQPKVTVCSCAAGSQAPHQRKFFSTENLNSSKASGQQFFGQVCFGSASDLQPNPQQEVSGPDQAIAASCTCAGAVRNIMTRPLSPQTTSEEFKIYLASIQMLQSATNPLNQFDLIRLNYVFDHSYQSNRNIIEQPPLLGTNGRDGETPTDLVPPSSEDSELLACYQAVVKRIVQCLPQLEEDEQKRIFRDLHKEFWDLPLNHQEKPMVFGSQTKNRYKTILPNEHSRVLLEKESNELMSLQEDRLQTIAVATGEEQPYINANYIKGPDYVSKCYVATQGPLPNTIYEFWLMVYQNTQRYIRRCVDGGSSNSPHIDRAHILQQYFQKIIMLTNFTEANRQKCAVYFPVELNEIFAVAAKCEVFQLSSLARDYFDRYLTPTSVPDTVVALADSIDQELSGRHIGVESVKVTLDGDLLGSLPAQSSFFLIKNVGIVRRNGYSVRKLVLLYCIQVPQSGCYHLQKICCYHYWYPDWPDHHSPKDINTLLDTCLHVLNLGKCESEFDNYDEKMSVRNAHLAAQRLEIYRQDIFNAVQPLPVIHCSAGIGRTGCFTAILNAVRQLRQSLAYSLTGMLTKTLTSNEADQFLYPSDNDSSFTCNTIRHIKHILNSKEDTEAVETPPSFDRLPKMPEIYVDVLGIVCNLRLQRGGMVQNSEQYELIHRAICLYLKRTLALRRF from the exons ATGGACAAGCTacgaaacaacaacaaggagaATGCACCCATCGAGTACCCCCACCCCCACTCCCATCCCCACCCACAGGCACCCCTACCACCGTTGGAGGGGGGAGGCGGATATGAGGATGCGGAAAGTAACAAGAGTACTCCCTACTTCACGCCTCTGGAGTTCCTGCAGACCTCCTTTGAGTTCCCCTCACCCACAGCGGAAAAGGTTCCTTCGGGAATCCCAGAATCCTCCGCCGAGGACGATGAATCCACGAGGGCCTGCTACACTCCCAAGCAGTTCACTATTGCCAGCGCCCACAATCCCCACCAGCAATCGCCCACGCTGATCCGCAAGTTCAAGCGCTTTTCGGTGTACGAACGGCGATCCTGCTCTCCCCACATCGCCTCCACCGCGGGAGAGGATCGGGGGGTTGGCGGCGGCGGGCGTGGTACTGACAAGGAGAATACCATGCCCAAGGGCGGCAGTGAGGAGCACGACCTGGAGAACAGCCTGTACCTGTCTAAGAGTGAGCACAACTCACCAACAATCATCTTCAAGGATGAATCCTCCACGACTCCGGGTGTCCATCACTTCAGCTACTCCCCCAAACTGCTCTCCTCCAACATCAACAACCTGAACCTATCCGGATCGCCGTTGAATATAATTAACTCCGCGGGATACAAAAACGGCAATTTCTTTCGATTCCCCGAGATCGACCACATGGTGCAGGTGCAGGATGTGCCGATGGAGATCTCCAACTTGGAGGATGCTGCCCTGGCAGTTGTGGAGCCCCAGGAGtaccaggagcagcagcagcagcaccatcaGCAGAAGTCGGAGGGTCGAAAGAACCGCAAGAATAAGAACAATCTCACCATTCGCATCACCGATGCTCCCATCAAGAGTTCCAATCAGCCCTCCCCGTTACCGAAGCCAAAAACCCCGACTATTAAGAGCACCAAAGAGAAGGCCCGATCCCTGGACTCTGCCGCCAACGAGTCGGAGCTTTCGATCGTGGTGCACAACATAACCGAATCTCACAGCAGTTGCGATGACATGGAGTCCGGGCATGGCAAACCATCGACCACCATCCTCCATCAGCACCTCCTGCAGCAACCCAACTCTGGAATCCACTCCACTTCATTGTCCCGCCTGGACAGCCATCTGAGCCTAGCCAACCAGAGACGGACGCCGCGACGAAAGTCCCCGGGAATCCACAACACCGACTGGATGATGTACCACCGCATGCAGAACCCGCATCACTGCAGCTCCACCGCCCAGAGTTCCCTGGATTCAGAGTCCAGTCTGACTCCCAGCCTGGGTGATTCGGAGCTAAGGTCCGCCTGCAGCGTGGACGGGGGCTCCAAGTTCGGTTTGGGTGCTAGCCTCGCCCCACGAAGCGCCCACAAGCACAACCTGGTCCTGCACTCGTCCAGCACGAATCTGAAGACGTTGCCCGAGTGCCGGCTGGTTGAGTTCTCCTCCTCTCAGGCTGGGACATCCAAGGAGTCGCCCTTCAAGCAAAAGTCCATGGACCTGCCGATGCCTACGCTCCAAACCAAGGCCACCCTGTCCACATCCTCCATGAATCTGCTCCAGCGAAGGGGGTCGACCCACAGCCTATCCCTCAACCTGCACAGTTCTTGCGGCAACCTGATGAACAGTGGGCTCAGCCTGTCCAACTTCAGTCTGGGAACCAACTCAAAGTCCAGCAACAACCTGGACACGGGTGCGACAAATCAAATACGAACGGATCAGCATGCCCAGACGCATCTGATGTCCGGCGGCAACCAAGGTAGTCGGCAAGGACAGTTCCGGAGGAGGGGATCGAATCACAGCATCACCCTGAAGGCGGGACACACCACCACCTCTTGCGGGGACCTGAATTCcatacaacagcaacaggcgATGCTAAACACTGAAAAGTACAACCGGTTGGGAATGCGCACCAATTCCACGGGCTCTGGCTCCGGCTCGGGCTCCAATGTGCCCACTCCGAAGAAAGGACTCCTGGAGAGGCGCGGCTCCAATCAGAGTCTCACACTCAACATGGGAAGCCTTCTTGGCGGAGCTACAACTGAGATTCATGTCCAGGACGTCAGCCAGCCGAAGGTAACCGTGTGCAGTTGTGCCGCTGGAAGCCAAGCCCCCCATCAGCGCAAGTTCTTCAGCACCGAGAACCTGAACAGCAGCAAGGCCAGCGGCCAGCAGTTCTTCGGACAGGTGTGCTTTGGATCCGCCTCGGACTTGCAACCCAATCCACAGCAAGAGGTCTCCGGACCAGATCAGGCCATTGCAGCCTCGTGCACCTGCGCAGGAGCAGTGCGCAATATCATGACGCGACCCTTGTCGCCCCAAACGACCAGTGAGGAGTTCAAGATCTACTTGGCGAGCATACAGATGCTCCAGAGCGCCACCAATCCCCTGAATCAGTTTGACTTGATCCGGTTGAACTATGTCTTTGACCATAGTTACCAGTCGAACAGAAACATCATAGAACAACCTCCACTGCTGGGAACCAATGGACGGGATGGCGAGACTCCGACGGATTTGGTGCCTCCCAGCTCGGAAGACAGTGAACTCCTGGCCTGCTATCAGGCGGTGGTCAAGAGAATTGTACAGTGTTTACCCCAACTGGAGGAGGACGAGCAGAAGCGTATCTTTCGGGACCTGCACAAGGAGTTTTGGGACCTGCCCTTAAACCACCAGGAAAAGCCCATGGTATTCGGATCGCAGACAAAGAATCGCTACAAGACGATCCTTCCGAACGAGCACTCCCGCGTCCTGCTGGAAAAGGAGTCCAATGAACTGATGAGCTTGCAGGAGGACAGGTTACAGACCATTGCCGTGGCCACTGGCGAGGAACAGCCCTACATCAATGCCAATTATATAAAG GGACCCGACTACGTGTCCAAATGCTATGTGGCCACCCAAGGTCCGTTGCCGAACACCATCTACGAGTTTTGGCTGATGGTGTACCAGAACACTCAGCGCTACATTCGTCGCTGCGTGGACGGCGGAAGCAGTAACAGTCCCCACATCGATCGGGCGCACATACTCCAGCAATACTTCCAGAAGATTATCATGTTGACCAACTTTACGGAGGCTAACCGACAAAAGTGCGCAGTCTACTTTCCAGTCGAGCTGAACGAAATCTTTGCTGTGGCCGCCAAGTGCGAGGTGTTCCAGTTGAGTTCCCTGGCCCGGGACTATTTCGATCGCTACCTGACGCCCACTTCCGTGCCGGACACTGTGGTGGCATTGGCTGATTCGATCGACCAGGAACTCAGTGGACGCCACATTGGAGTCGAATCGGTTAAGGTGACGCTGGACGGCGATCTGCTGGGATCTTTGCCCGCTCAGAGCAGCTTTttcctgatcaagaatgttGGAATTGTGCGGAGGAACGGTTACTCGGTGAGGAAACTGGTGCTCCTCTACTGCATTCAGGTTCCGCAAAGTGGGTGCTACCATTTGCAAAAGATCTGCTGCTATCACTATTGGTATCCCGACTGGCCGGACCACCACTCGCCAAAGGACATCAACACGCTCTTGGATACCTGCCTTCATGTCCTGAATCTCGGAAAGTGCGAGTCGGAGTTCGACAACTACGACGAAAAGATGAGCGTGCGGAATGCCCACCTGGCGGCTCAGAGGCTGGAGATTTATCGACAGGACATATTCAATGCAGTCCAGCCGCTGCCGGTGATCCATTGTTCGGCGGGGATTGGGCGTACCGGATGCTTCACTGCAATCCTGAACGCCGTACGGCAGCTGCGCCAGTCGCTGGCATATTCCCTGACTGGAATGCTCACCAAAACCCTGACCAGCAACGAGGCAGATCAGTTTCTGTACCCCTCGGATAACGACAGCAGCTTCACGTGCAACACTATACGGCATATCAAGCACATTTTAAACAGCAAGGAGGACACGGAGGCGGTTGAGACGCCACCCTCCTTTGATCGGTTGCCAAAGATGCCGGAAATTTATGTGGACGTGCTGGGCATCGTGTGCAATCTGCGCCTGCAACGCGGCGGAATGGTCCAGAACTCGGAGCAATACGAGCTGATTCATCGAGCCATTTGCCTCTACTTGAAGCGCACACTTGCTTTAAGAAGATTTTAA